GATATACGAACTTACTGTCTTAGCTGaatagttgttttaaaaataaatctaaataagaAAGTAGTTAGAATGAAAGAtcttaaaaacattaaaattcacCCTAAAGCTACAGAAAGCTTAAGCTTAGAATTTTCTTGTCACTATTAGCATTTAATAAATCCAGTAGATGAAGAAGACCCTATCTCTGTTTActaaatcaatgtaaataatgtacctaGCTAGGTActatttaatattgaaatagtTATAGCTAAGTCAACATTTTCACGTCCAATACACGACCACTACCAAACCCTACTCTGaaactacaaaaaaacatacaaaaagctAAAGTCCGCAAATCAAATTCCACACTATTTGTCCCCCACACTTTGTTCCCCCGGACTCTCTTTGTGACGACAAAAGATGTTGCAATACTCTTTATCATAACGCGGGACGCTTTCTCCTTTGCGCAGATATTTTTTGAAACCAGATACTGTTACAAACCTTCATAATACATACCACTAGTTGGAAGcatctataataatatgtttgtatgtatttatttcctttAGAACTCACAAGTTTATATCGCGGCAAAGGATTGTGTTTCTATCATTAAAATGTGCAACGAATTCTTTATGCCGTATTCACTTACATAAGAAACTGAATAGCATTGAAttgcttttgtattttttatacgacATTTGCACACAAGATTTCGCAAAGAAAGCTTCATAGTATCAAAGAATGTGAATTAAAATGAGAAAGTATTCAAATGGTGACAAATTGTTTCTTTCGGGGGACCCCCGTCAGTAAGGTTATAGACCTCACCTAAGGATCTTATCGTTTCAATAACCAGTTTTGATGCCTCATTTTCctttaactgtaaatattgactacattttaactgtaaatattaattaatagtaaTATCGTTGGAACTTAGGTACATTCGACAAAATTGTTTTACCCACACAATTCTAATTTAACGCATTAAGCTGCTCTCTAATAGCATCTACTACACAATAAAAGTCAAATAAAGGATCTTCTTAACCACCTTCGGCAGTTTGGCACAAAAATAGCCTAGAACAATTCCATCATCAGCCTACCTAACATTAACCAACATAACTTAGTTGTCACCTCTATCCCACGTATAGGTAATGCCCCCCGAACCTAGCAACTCGATCCCTGCTTGCCGATGCAAACGATATAACTCGATTGTCGCGAGTAAAGGCTAGTCGGAACACGTTTGTAACTAGTTACCGAACTTAGTAGCGTATCGATAGGTAATGCAGTTTTAAGTTCATCGGGCAAAGGTGGGACAATGTATTGTGATccatttttagaaaataaacgATCGCTTTTCGTCTAGCTATAACATTATTGACATGGATGGTAGCTATTGCAGCTTTTGTTAGAATGGAATATTTGTTACTTAGAGCAAAATTAACAAACGGAACTGTAAATTTCACCCGTTCCCCCGTTCCCACGTtccacggataaaaagtagcccatatcCTCCCTCGGTAAATAAGATCTACCACTGaatgaaattttcaaatcggcccaATAGTCTGAGAATAGCGGTTGCAaggaaacaaactcttcagctttaaataTTATCTTAGCTAAATAGATGGGTATTGCTCTTACCTTTGGTATTTACAAAAGATCACTCATAAAGCACTAGATCCTGAAatgctgaaatatttaaaatctgtttACCGTAGGAGTAACACGGTTTGCGACTTATCCACAAAATGCAGCGATGTTTTCGCTTTTAGATCTGAAGTGAAGAATAACATCGGTCAAGCGAccagtatttttaaaatgtggGTGTTATTGTTATGGGTAGAGTAGTGGCTATCTAAATACAagaacactagccgttttcccgcggtttcacccgcgtcccgtgggagcaactgcccgcaccgggataaaatatagcctatgttactagcagataatatagctttctaatggtgaaagaatatttaaaatcggtccagtagttttggagtttatccattacaaccaaacaaacaaacaaagttttcctttttataatattagtatagattatgcTTATAAGTACACAGCTACTCCGCAACATAGCTGGAATGTTTTCAGTTACTTAGTTGCTTTTGAGTTAATCCCAGTCCTTTAAACTTTTAGGGCATTTCAACTATTCTACTAAATCGCACGAAGAATGCCACACACACAAATAATGTAAGCACATCAAGTTCTCATgactaaacaaaatatttgtactATGCGGAATAACGTACAAGACAACATTTAAGTCTAAACTCTAAATTATAGTCAGTAACTAACTGGGTCTATTTCCAGGGAAGATTCAACACTTAAATAATACTTAGCCAGTTCGGCCTTTACAATATTTCAACCAACCTAACTTCTATCCTACCTAATATCTACCTACCTCGATTTTCAATTGAAATGCAACTCTTTGACAATCGAAATGGAAAAGATCAAAGCTGCAGCCTTATTATATTGCGAGCAAGATATTAAAAACGAAATATGACGCAGCTTTATTCAACCTTAGTTGAGCACGATCTTTTTATACACGGCTTTTGTTAGTACATATTTTGTGAACCTATTGTCAATATTTATACTTTTCTTTCCTCTTAAGAAGCCTACATTTTTGTACTATCAGGATTCAGGCTCggtatcgaaaaaaaaaaaaattaaggttttcTTTTATATCCATGTCAGTTAATCAAAATCGATACAGCCGCATTACCATAAAAGAGAAAAAGTCCCAATTATACCTGATTGAATTCGATCATTGCTtgccaaaaagtctgacaaccagtcctacTAAGTCATATCAGTACAATACAGTAAGTCATAGACAAAGCTCCATTCTTTTAGACTGGACCCCAATTAATGGAGATATCCCCATACCTAGTCAATATACTACTTTTTCCTCTTACTAAATAGCATTTTATGTTTCCCCCCAGCAGCAATGTTCATCACTTGGCGGTAGTGTGCGTGGTGCTGGCGTGGTGCGCATGCGCGGCCCGCAGTGCGCCGGCGCAGCTGTGCGCGGGCGCCGCCGACGACGACCCGCGCGCCGCGCGCTTCTGTCAGGCGCTCAACACCTTCCTCGAGCTGTATGCTGAGGCCGCTGGTGAACAGGTGCCGGAGTATCAAGGTATGATGATGGGTACTAGGGTACCTATAGTACGTAGTGCTTTTGGGTGTCAATATCAGGTTGGATGCTGGTGTTGAGTCCAATAAGATGTCTTTTTTTGCGGCTGTAGTGAACTAAGGATAATTGCTGAGCTATCTGAACACGAGGCACTTCAGTATGGATGTAGCTGCCTACCCAAAGTTCTCATGAGTTTCTAAATGAACTATCTGAACGAAACGAACTCTCAAAAGATTTAATCAACAATGGCTAGAGAGGTCGATATGCAATTTTAGTGACAGACAATATGAAATGTGAAACAATGATTAGGTTTaggaaaattattcaaattaagaacTATACTCATGTAGTTCCTCCTCCCCCAGCCCTGGTCCGCGACTATCCACAACTGCTCGACACCGGCATGAAGAGGCAAGACGTAGTGCACTCGTTCCTGCGCTTCGGCCGCCGGCGCTGACGCGTCGGGCCCCCGCAGCGACCACGCCGCGTCCACGCCAACACACCGCAACCCACACGCAGCGACCAGGCTTAGATTCTTTGCTAATATAACATACATTTAGTTCTTTACGTTATTtcgtccaaaatatttaaaaagttcctTTATAATGTAAGGCCGTATCCCAAATGCTAGGTATCCGAACtgcgaaattaaaaaaaaactcattcaaCGTAGCGATGTCAACAACAGCAGACGTCTAAACCTCTCTCTCCAAATTTAATAGACTAGATTTAGAAGttattataatgaaatgtaCTTATTGCTAAAAGTATTAATAGTGTTTAAGATGTAATTAAACGATCTTGTTGTCAACATTTTTGTGGCATTTCATTTGATAAggataagaatatttaaataattattatgatgttttaaataaataaataaagtacgtaTTTATGACAAGCCTTTTGatattttcttgaaaataatTTGATCCTAGCTCCTACCTACCCTTCTATCCTATAAAACTTACACTGTTGCATGCTTCTTAATACACATTATTTTCGCATACACTGTATTTAATGAGAATACTTCGCCATCATAGTCACATAATAAGTTCTAAACTTCAGAAACTCATTGATTTTATGGTCTTTAGCAAAGATTTTAGTACGTTGTACTATGCCGTGAAACGTTAAGGGCAAGCACTCTGAACTTAAATCAAACAGTCACCGGGAAAGTGACTGCATTCAGCCAAGGCCATCATTAAACTGAATTATTGCATTATTTTAGAAATTCTCAAATGAGGTTAGTCAGAAAGGGTGAGATAGAAAAATGAAAGTCAAGAAGTTAAATAATTGTCATATATTTCGCCCTACAACACACATTGTAAACATACATAGACAAAATACATAAAGACATCCAAATAACTGCTAGGTactgtattttataattaaaattacgatAATAATGAACTCTAAGTACTTGTCGAACCAAACTGGTTAACGGCCGATCCCAATAATTTACATATCTGATGCTTTGCCTACCAGAGATAGaatttgaacatattttatatGGAGCTAATTACAATATTCTATCTTTAATCGCAAAACAGCGGATGGATCagttatagaaatccaccgTAAGTGTTCATACAATGTCTCTTTGACgcaatgttttaaatattcatgtGGACGTTAAATTCTATCAGGATAGGAATTTTATAGTGTTTCAAACTTCAACTAAGTTAGGCCATTTGGAAAACTTATAATAGCTTCtttgataattatttatatacatacgGGTTAGTACAGAGATTGCCTAGTAAGAAACATAAAGGAGATTATTTTCACTACTAAGCTTTTGTTCTAAGTGTAAGCCAATCTACAAGGTTCTGCAAGTACTTTTAAACAAGATATATGAGCACACGACATGCATAGTAAATTCgcataaaattgattaaaaattatggaggattataaaaaatatcagtgACAAAATACGCCATAATTACGATGTCTTTTGTTGACGATTACGCCTCGCAAAGATGGTAATCCACAAGTACAAACTCCttgcataaaatatataaacatctctttaatattgtttatggtCGTGAGTGAAAAGGCGGGAAACGATATGTCAATCGGAAGATTATTTGTAAGAATGCTGGAATATGtaagtgcatttttttaaatagaatctAGTCAAGAAGTCTAAAATAATCTACACTTGTGAAATATGTTTTGTGTTGTTccatttaattatttcagtgaACTAGGAGTGAATaaagtttaatataaataaaaggcaATATTTTGTCACAGATAAtgcagaattaaaataaaataacaagaaactTTTACGTAGCACCATACATTTCCACTAACCGTCGagttatacatatttacaaaaacaaattcattaaaatgaactaaatatttacatgaagCTGATAAAGCTTAAAGTTGGATCTTCCACGGCaattttcaaaagtatctgtgcattGTACCTACTTGAAATACTGTATAAATaccgttatttattttaataccgTGTTTGTCAAAtactgtatttatttgttagtaAAAATGAATGAAGTCTTGCATATATTTTACAATGTGATACTTATTTCGTTTTCGGAGCTTTGTAAAGAACAAACAAAgtgagaaaaaaatgttttctttttattatattagtatttaaaaatgtaatcagtcagttttaaatatttatcgaaattAATGCACAGATACTTTTAAAGAACAATTTAAGCAAAATTTTGTAGATAGAGAGTACATTCGTGGCAAgtttttttctaagtttttttttaactacaaaGATTGGCATGTCTATGGCAAGAAGTGTGATAGAGTAATACAATATTTGaagtacaattttattaatattgtaaatattacaaatactCTTCCATTTTGATGTCAAACCCGAAATaggttatttattatacaaaataattaattaattaaaaaatcttcaCTTTTTCGGACTCGGACGATTGCTActttaaaatatgataaaaacttcaagttcaaaatattaataacgttGTCAAAAACAATTCATACATCAGATTTGACAGAAAAGTCGTATTCATAAATAAcatgcataaaataaaacagtaaaaaataattttgtacgaTTTACATGCAATTATTTTGATAACAtttcacatatttatttttgatttttgacaCTTTTCGAAAccacaattaaataattatattatttactataacattttattatccTATTAAGTAAAATTGATTGAAAATATCGCGAACTTCGggtaaagttttatgttttttagctCTCAAGATATACTGGTGGTCATACTTTCATGACACTAAAGTATTTTGGTTGAAAACGATCTTTCAGATGTCTCTGGCAAGTTTTCAAATATAGTATAGCTGCCATTTTTATACAGGTACTTAATATTTCGTTTgctattttgtataataatttttacaTCGATCTGTTTTCACCCTTCTTTCGagatattttctaaaaattataaataacacaGAATTTCATAAACAGTCTGTCTTAATTCTAACATGAAATATACGTTTAGGAAAGTTATTTTGAGTTTGTAAAATTGACATGATTACAAGAAAAGAAGATAGGCAACAATGGATTTAAATATGACATAATACACTAATGACCAATTTTATCAGTTACTGATAAAGTttctgatagcctatcaggaacATATCGCTGTCTGGAAGAAACtataagcagcctttatctggtagatagcattaactataaaaaaaactaactgacactttatcagtaaccagtGAAACTGAGATTGAGTCAAATAAGTgtgcattattatttaaaagaaaacttattCAATTCGATACAGAATAAGACAAAATTGGATATTTAAAAATCGATTCTCGAATCGCATAATCGGCCATCTTGAAATCGAATAGAgccattaaaattacatttcgttaaaaaatacttataataaaaatcacATTCTTGGAACACAAATCGCGAATATATTTAGGATTATTAATAATTCAAGTCTacatactaaataataaatatacagttTATATGTCCTAAACGTGCATGTCATAGATATGTCATGTAAAGTTATATAGTAATAGATAATAGACAATTCAGTATGTTATGTGAACGATGTCGCCGCCTACTGACAGGAGACATTGACCCTGGAagagaaaatacaatacagaaAACAAGGAATATTTAAATACCATGGAGGAGCTCGTAGCTAAGTTatagttaagcaacgcttggcgtggTCTGTCGTTAagccccggctgtcatttgcacATTTTCGGCAGTCATTACGAATATTCACAATATAGAGTGTCTAGCAACCagttgtattaaaatattgagtattgtgttgcccgggtaactgggttgaggagatcagataagcaGCTAGATCAGATAAGAGtttcgctctatgtaaaactctggtactaaGCGCCATCCGGAAGATTGCAAGCCGATCCCAATACAGTTGGGAAAAGATAGGCAAAGAAGTGGATTTCAACTaatcttatttataaatttctACTATACTTATACTATTTCAACTAATCTAATATATGAAAATCTTCATACCTGATTTTTATGTGCATTGTCTTGAAGCATGAGCTGTCTGATATAGAAGGAGGTGAGCGCGTTACCGCCTAACGCCGCCGTGTATGCGCGTACTATTGCCATCACCTGTTGATAAGGTATGTAATATGTCGTTTTTCATTAAATCTTTACGAATAGAATAAATGGTAAAGTAACTTTGTTTTTCTGTcgcttttttgtcaaaactgtacttGAAATTAAGTGATCAGATGGTCTAGCTAGAGCCTACAAAATAACACAGGAACTTTATATAAATCAAGGAAGGAAGGAGTCTTTATATAAATGGAATTTGTTGCTCAATTAGAAGTCAGAGCACAATTACTTATGTGGCATACACCCCTACTTCACCTCATCACCCGATGATGCTACTTTAATAGTTTCTACGCAATGACGAAAAGTTTTGCGAGAACTATTCCCTGGACCCTTGTGCAAGAAGAGACATCAAGGCGGCAAGAATCCCTCATCCCCACATCCCCATTTCCTCCTCTATAAGAAAGTGATAGTCATCAGTCACCTCGCACGTGAATGTATGCAAGAAGCCGCTGAGGCCACCAAGTTCGCGCACGGCGGTGGTCTCCCGCACGAAGAGCAGCCGCAGTGCACACAGCCGCCGGGACACGCGACCGCCGCTTATGTGGCTCAGTGTCGTTAGGGATACTGTTGTGGGGACCTGGGAGAAAGATTCGAAGCCTTAGGTACACTTGCTGTAGTAATTTGGATGTGGTTCCAAAAAGAAGTGTTAGCAGATTCATTTAACATCAACGTTTGTCAACGCCACGACTCAAATCTGGCAGACAATTTTATTATAGATCTAATTACTTATGCATTTGACTCTACCGATTCAACCACTGCACCAAATGTCGGAGTATGTCAAATACAAACTTCAAATGCAATATAGTCTTTATGCGCTGTGCCTTTATATCTAATGTTGCTCGTGTGATTGCAGAGAACATTAACCAAAGGACCATCATTATGACAAAGACATTAAACAACGCGAATATCGAAGCCTGCTTGCAACCACAGGCCCTTTTTGATTAACCAAATGAAATTCGTAAAAAGAGCCTACctacaaaaattacaaattctaGTAAAAAACGACCACAAACCTGTCCCGTAATAAATCCCTTTTCCTCCGGCACTTCAGGCGGACTTTTCACGAGCTGCTCTTCATCCAAAGCAAAGATATCATCATCAGCATCACCAGTTCCATTCCCATGGCTTCCGTGGCTTCCATGACTTCCGTGGCTTCCGTGACTTCCGTGCTGGCTTTGGGTGTGGTGGCCGTTCTCCATGCCGTTGGCTTCGGGACTGTTTGGGTCTTGGAGGGGGATGGCGGCTCCAGATACAACTAGTTGGATCTCATCCTGTGGATAATGGGTGTTTTTGGAGCAAAAATGTGTCATTTTGGCATGTGAAAAGTTTGTCGAAAATTGGTAGTTTAGGTAGGCAAGACATTTAAAGAGATTCTATTCGTGAAAATGATTATGGCAaaattttat
The window above is part of the Helicoverpa zea isolate HzStark_Cry1AcR chromosome 21, ilHelZeax1.1, whole genome shotgun sequence genome. Proteins encoded here:
- the LOC124640757 gene encoding myosuppressin isoform X1 — protein: MTNIFNVHHLAVVCVVLAWCACAARSAPAQLCAGAADDDPRAARFCQALNTFLELYAEAAGEQVPEYQALVRDYPQLLDTGMKRQDVVHSFLRFGRRR
- the LOC124640757 gene encoding myosuppressin isoform X3 — protein: MALGNVHHLAVVCVVLAWCACAARSAPAQLCAGAADDDPRAARFCQALNTFLELYAEAAGEQVPEYQALVRDYPQLLDTGMKRQDVVHSFLRFGRRR
- the LOC124640757 gene encoding myosuppressin isoform X2, whose protein sequence is MALGSNVHHLAVVCVVLAWCACAARSAPAQLCAGAADDDPRAARFCQALNTFLELYAEAAGEQVPEYQALVRDYPQLLDTGMKRQDVVHSFLRFGRRR